A DNA window from Myxocyprinus asiaticus isolate MX2 ecotype Aquarium Trade chromosome 15, UBuf_Myxa_2, whole genome shotgun sequence contains the following coding sequences:
- the LOC127452812 gene encoding chromodomain-helicase-DNA-binding protein 4-like isoform X4, with the protein MSGSEDDRDHFGPMRDDEDADEPMPEIEAPKSKKKKKAKKSRESRTSKRQKALREEVPVSSPEVMEAIRMVGEEEEEEDRGVRSESEGSDYAPSKKKKKRSSSSKERKKGSAGEKVGSSSGGKSKRKDPEPEEEDDDDDDDDGQEPKSSSQLLADWGMKDIYYTFTQEDYTSLTNYKAFSQFVRPLIAAKNPKIAVSKMMVVLGAKWREFSTNNPMRGSASANAALAAANVAAAVESMVTRVDGGGAAPVATPTPTAAPAAPAPPPQQPPAVPLRKAKTKEGKGPNARRRSKPTPKPQDKKSKAKKVAPLKIKLGNFKRKRSSSGEDDEGESDFDSFSVSDGSNSRGSRSKSKKSKSSKKKKRVDEEADGYETDHQDYCEVCQQGGEIILCDTCPRAYHMVCLDPDMERAPEGTWSCPHCEKEGIQWEAREESSDAEEDNDDGRRDGGDVEEEDDHHMEFCRVCKDGGELLCCDTCPSSYHLHCLNPPLPDIPNGKWICPRCLSLPLKGKVQKVLTWRWGEAPPPMPVPRPADLPVDAPDPPPMIGRKEREFFVKWCNMSYWHCSWVQELQLELNCQVMFRNYQRKTDMEEPPNLELGAEGDEDKSCKRKNKDPFYARMEDQYGRFGVKLEWLLIHRILNHSVDKKNNVHYLIKWRDLQYEQSTWECEDMDIPDFETFKQHYWNHRELMLGEEGRPGKKLKKVKVKKTERPPVNPVVDPTIKFDRQPDYLDTTGGTLHPYQLEGLNWLRFSWAQGTDTILADEMGLGKTVQTAVFLYSLYKEGHSKGPFLVSAPLSTIINWEREFEMWAPDMYVVTYVGDKDSRAVIRENEFSFEDNAIRGGKKASKMKKEASVKFHVLLTSYELITIDQAILGSIDWACLVVDEAHRLKNNQSKFFRVLNNYPLQHKLLLTGTPLQNNLEELFHLLNFLTPERFNNLEGFLEEFADIAKEDQIKKLHDMLGPHMLRRLKADVFKHMPSKTELIVRVELSSMQKKYYKYILTRNFEALNTRGGGNQVSLLNVVMDLKKCCNHPYLFPTAANEAPKIPNGMYDGSALTKASGKLMLLWKMLKKLKDGGHRVLIFSQMTKMLDLLEDFLENEGYKYERIDGGVTGGMRQEAIDRFNAPGAPQFVFLLSTRAGGLGINLATADTVIIYDSDWNPHNDIQAFSRAHRIGQNRKVMIYRFVTKASVEERITQVAKKKMMLTHLVVRPGLGSKAGSMSKQELDDILKFGTEELFKGEIGEGDSKEEDSSVIHYDDKAIDRLLDRNQDATDDTELQSMNEYLSSFKVAQYVVKDEEEEEEDVDREIIKQEESVDPDYWEKLLRHHYEQQQEDLARHLGKGKRPRKPVNYNDCSQEDRGSRRDWQDDQSDNQSDYSVASEEGDEDFDEHSEANSRRPSRKGLRNDKDKPLPPLLARVGGNIEVLGFNARQRKAFLNAVMRYGMPPQDAFTTQWLVRDLRGKSEKEFKAYVSLFMRHLCEPGADGAETFADGVPREGLSRQHVLTRIGVMSLIRKKVQEFEHVNGQWSMPWMKELEESKRAAAIAAGEDPKTPSTGTPADTQPNTPAPEDLSKSEDTGKELEEKRDGDGEKETKGSRQEDDIIEIPDEGEKPPSPEKKEKEREVTSPSGEKDGGSRESDKEKEKDGEREERLAKSKEKPISSDVKAKSSETSSSADTSKTKEETSEEKAEKMDTCPAGEEKKELKEEKDGTKTENSAKLQNGENAKDTSGGGDGVSEEKKKAVKQRFMFNIADGGFTELHSLWQNEERAATVTKKTYEIWHRRHDYWLLAGIIHHGYARWQDVQNDPRFAVLNEPFKGEMSRGNFLEIKNKFLARRFKLLEQALVIEEQLRRAAYLNMTEDPSHPSMALNTRFSEVECLAESHQHLSKESMSGNKPANAVLHKDERGTFRRLEIAPKDMTDFF; encoded by the exons GAAGTTCCTGTCAGCTCTCCTGAAGTGATGGAAGCGATCAGAATGGTTggagaggaagaagaagaggaggacaGAGGGGTGCGATCTGAGAGTGAAGGAAGTGATTATGCACCgagcaagaagaagaaaaagagatcaagctcctccaaggaaAGGAAGAAGGGTTCAGCAGGAGAGAAGGTTGGCAGCTCATCTGGAGGAAAAAGCAAACGTAAAGATCCAGAGCCTGaggaggaagatgatgatgacgatgatgatgatgggcAG GAGCCCAAGTCCTCCTCTCAGCTATTAGCAGACTGGGGAATGAAAGACATCTACTACACCTTCACCCAGGAGGACTACACCTCTCTCACCAATTACAAAGCTTTCAGCCAGTTTGTCAG GCCTCTTATAGCTGCTAAAAACCCTAAGATCGCTGTGTCAAAGATGATGGTGGTTTTGGGAGCTAAATGGCGGGAGTTCAGCACTAATAACCCCATGCGAGGCTCAGCGAGCGCCAACGCAGCCCTGGCAGCTGCCAATGTAGCTGCTGCAGTGGAGAGTATGGTGACCAGGGTGGATGGAGGAGGGGCAGCACCTGTGGCCACGCCCACACCGACAGCAGCTCCTGCTGCGCCGGCCCCTCCACCCCAACAGCCCCCAGCTGTCCCCCTACGGAAAGCCAAGACCAAAGAGGGCAAAG GCCCAAATGCACGAAGGAGGTCCAAACCCACCCCAAAGCCCCAGGACAAAAAGTCTAAAGCGAAGAAAGTGGCTCCACTCAAGATTAAGCTGGGCAACTTCAAGAGAAAACGTTCCTCC AGTGGTGAGGACGATGAAGGTGAGAGCGATTTTGACAGTTTCTCTGTCAGTGATGGTTCCAACAGTCGTGGCAGCCGGTCCAAAAGTAAGAAATCCAAGAGctccaagaaaaagaaaagag TGGATGAGGAGGCTGACGGCTATGAGACTGATCATCAGGACTACTGTGAGGTGTGTCAACAAGGCGGGGAGATCATTTTGTGTGACACCTGTCCACGAGCCTATCACATGGTGTGTCTAGACCCTGACATGGAGAGAGCCCCTGAGGGCACCTGGAGTTGTCCACACTGC GAGAAGGAGGGAATTCAGTGGGAGGCTCGTGAGGAGAGCTCTGATGCGGAAGAGGATAATGATGATGGAAGAAGAGATGGAGGAGATGTAGAAGAGGAGGATGATCATCACATGGAGTTTTGTCGGGTGTGTAAAGATGGAGGAGAGCTTCTGTGCTGTGACACCTGCCCCTCGTCCTACCACTTACATTGTCTCAATCCTCCTCTGCCAGACATCCCCAACGGAAAGTGGATCTGCCCTCGCTGTCTG AGTCTTCCACTAAAGGGCAAAGTCCAGAAAGTTCTGACTTGGCGATGGGGTGAAGCCCCTCCCCCTATGCCAGTGCCCCGCCCTGCAGACCTCCCAGTTGACGCCCCGGATCCTCCTCCTATGATTGGTCGAAAGGAGAGAGAGTTCTTCGTAAAGTGGTGTAACATGTCATACTGGCACTGTTCTTGGGTCCAAGAACTACAg TTGGAGCTGAACTGTCAAGTAATGTTCCGTAACTACCAGCGGAAGACAGATATGGAGGAGCCCCCCAATCTGGAGCTGGGTGCTGAGGGAGATGAGGATAAGAGCTGTAAGAGGAAGAATAAAGATCCTTTCTATGCACGTATGGAGGATCAGTATGGACGCTTTGGCGTAAAGCTTGAGTGGCTCCTCATCCACCGAATCTTGAACCACAG tGTGGATAAGAAAAATAACGTTCACTATTTGATCAAATGGAGGGATTTGCAATATGAACAGTCAACCTGGGAGTGTGAAGACATGGACATCCCAGACTTTGAGACTTTCAAACAGCATTACTGGAACCACAG GGAACTTATGCTTGGAGAGGAGGGCAGACCGGGTAAAAAGCTTAAGAAGGTGAAAGTAAAGAAGACAGAGAGGCCTCCTGTTAATCCTGTGGTGGAT CCAACCATAAAGTTCGACAGGCAGCCGGATTATCTGGACACCACAGGTGGTACACTTCACCCATACCAGCTGGAGGGACTGAACTGGTTGCGTTTCTCTTGGGCTCAGGGCACTGACACCATTCTAGCTGATGAGATGGGTCTCGGAAAAACTGTTCAGACTGCTGTCTTCCTTTACTCGCTCTACAAAGAG GGCCACTCGAAGGGGCCATTCCTGGTGAGTGCCCCTCTGTCCACCATCATTAACTGGGAGAGGGAGTTTGAGATGTGGGCCCCAGACATGTACGTGGTCACTTATGTGGGTGATAAAGACAGCAGGGCTGTCATACGGGAGAATGAATTCTCCTTTGAGGACAATGCCATCCGCGGTGGGAAGAAGGCCTCCAAAATGAAG AAAGAGGCTTCTGTGAAGTTCCACGTGCTGTTAACGTCCTACGAGCTGATCACGATTGATCAGGCCATCCTGGGTTCCATCGACTGGGCCTGTCTTGTGGTAGACGAGGCCCACAGACTCAAAAACAACCAATCAAAG tTCTTTCGTGTGTTGAACAACTACCCCCTCCAGCATAAGCTGCTGTTGACAGGCACtcctttacagaacaacctggaGGAGCTCTTCCATCTGCTCAACTTCCTCACGCCTGAGAGGtttaa taacCTAGAAGGCTTCCTGGAGGAGTTTGCTGACATTGCAAAAGAGGACCAGATTAAGAAACTGCACGACATGTTGGGTCCACACATGCTAAGAAGACTCAAAGCTGATGTCTTCAAACACATGCCCTCAAAAACTGAACTCATCGTGCGAGTGGAGCTGAGCTCCATGCAGAA GAAGTACTACAAATACATCCTGACACGCAACTTTGAAGCTTTGAACACTCGTGGTGGAGGAAACCAGGTGTCTTTGCTCAATGTAGTTATGGACCTGAAGAAGTGCTGTAACCACCCCTACCTCTTCCCCACAGCTGCTAAT GAAGCACCGAAAATACCCAATGGCATGTATGATGGCAGTGCCCTTACAAAGGCTTCGGGAAAACTGATGCTTCTGTGGAAGATGCTGAAGAAATTGAAGGATGGTGGACATAGAGTGCTTATATTCTcacag ATGACAAAAATGTTGGACTTGCTAGAAGACTTCCTGGAAAACGAGGGATACAAGTATGAAAGGATAGATGGAGGGGTGACTGGAGGGATGAGACAGGAAGCCATCGATAGGTTCAATG CTCCTGGTGCGCCTCAGTTTGTTTTCCTCCTGTCCACCAGAGCAGGAGGTTTGGGCATCAATTTGGCAACCGCTGACACCGTCATCATCTATGACTCTGACTGGAACCCGCATAATGACATCCAG GCGTTTAGCCGGGCTCATCGTATTGGTCAGAATAGGAAGGTGATGATCTATCGATTTGTCACTAAAGCATCTGTGGAGGAAAGAATTACGCAG GTAGCAAAGAAGAAGATGATGTTGACCCACCTGGTGGTGCGGCCCGGTCTGGGCTCCAAGGCTGGATCCATGTCCAAACAGGAATTGGATGACATCTTGAAGTTCGGCACTGAGGAGCTTTTTAAAGGCGAGATCGGAGAAG GTGACAGTAAGGAGGAGGACAGCAGTGTGATACACTATGATGACAAGGCGATTGATCGTTTGTTGGATCGGAACCAGGATGCAACTGATGACACAGAGCTGCAGAGTATGAATGAATACCTCAGCTCCTTTAAAGTGGCCCAGTATGTGGTCaaagatgaggaagaggag GAGGAGGATGTGGATAGAGAGATCATTAAACAGGAAGAGAGTGTAGATCCCGATTACTGGGAGAAACTCTTGCGTCATCATTACGAGCAGCAGCAAGAAGATTTGGCTCGTCatctgggcaaaggcaaacggccACGCAAACCTGTCAACTACAATGACTGCTCACAGGAGGACAGAGGTAGTAGACGGG ATTGGCAGGATGATCAGTCTGATAACCAATCAGATTACTCTGTTGCTTCAGAGGAGGGTGATGAGGACTTTGATGAACATTCTGAAG CTAACTCTCGAAGGCCGAGTCGCAAAGGCTTGAGGAACGACAAAGACAAACCATTGCCCCCCCTACTGGCCAGAGTGGGAGGAAATATTGAG GTGTTGGGTTTCAATGCTCGTCAAAGGAAGGCCTTCCTGAATGCAGTTATGCGTTATGGGATGCCACCACAGGACGCCTTCACCACCCAGTGGCTCGTTAGAGACCTGCGAGGCAAATCAGAAAAAGAGTTCAA GGCATATGTGTCCCTTTTTATGCGCCACCTGTGTGAGCCAGGTGCTGATGGGGCAGAAACATTCGCTGATGGCGTTCCACGGGAAGGGCTGTCACGACAACATGTACTCACACGCATAGGTGTGATGTCACTGATTCGCAAGAAG GTACAGGAGTTTGAGCATGTGAACGGTCAATGGTCAATGCCCTGGATGAAAGAACTGGAGGAAAGCAAGAGAGCAGCGGCCATCGCAGCAGGAGAAGATCCAAAAACACCCTCTACTGGAACACCGGCTGATACACAGCCCAACACACCAGCCCCAG AAGACCTGTCCAAGAGTGAGGACACAGGCAAAGAGCTGGAGGAGAAGAGAGATGGAGATGGAGAGAAGGAGACGAAGGGCTCCAGACAGGAGGATGAT ATCATTGAGATTCCTGATGAAGGTGAGAAACCCCCCAGTccagagaaaaaggaaaaagagagagaggtcaCATCACCGTCAGGGGAGAAGGATGGAGGGAGCAGAGAGTCAGACAAGGAGAAAGAgaaggatggagagagagaggaaaggttGGCTAAATCAAAGGAGAAACCCATCTCTTCAGATGTCAAGGCTAAAAGTTCTGAGACCTCAAGCAGTGCAGACACATCCAAAACTAAAG AAGAAACTTCTGAAGAGAAGGCAGAGAAAATGGACACTTGCCCAGCTGGAGAAGAGAAGAAAG AGTTGAAAGAAGAGAAGGATGGCACAAAGACCGAGAACTCTGCTAAGCTTCAAAATGGAGAGAATGCAAAAGACACAAGTGGAGGAGGAGATGGAGTAAGTGAGGAGAAGAAGAAGGCAGTGAAGCAGAGGTTCATGTTTAACATCGCTGATGGAGGATTCACAG AGCTTCACTCTCTCTGGCAGAATGAAGAGAGAGCCGCCACGGTCACCAAGAAGACTTACGAGATCTGGCACCGTCGCCATGACTACTGGCTGTTGGCCGGTATCATACA TCACGGCTACGCTCGCTGGCAGGATGTGCAGAATGACCCGAGATTCGCCGTCCTCAATGAGCCGTTTAAAGGAGAGATGAGTCGAGGAAATTTCTTGGAGATCAAAAACAAGTTTCTTGCTCGCAGGTTTAAG CTGTTGGAACAAGCTCTGGTGATCGAGGAGCAGCTCAGACGCGCTGCATATCTGAATATGACAGAGGACCCGTCTCACCCCTCCATGGCACTCAACACACGCTTCAGTGAGGTGGAGTGTCTGGCTGAGTCACACCAGCACCTCAGCAAAGAGTCCATGTCAGGAAACAAGCCTGCTAATGCAGTACTGCACAAAG atgaacgtggtaccttcaggcgtttggaaattgctcccaaggacatgactgatttcttttga